A genomic stretch from Shewanella woodyi ATCC 51908 includes:
- a CDS encoding P-loop NTPase family protein, producing the protein MKKIAVFGKPGSGKSTMSKALALATGIPLYQLDSIVYEPSGKLVPREMFDKTHEKILSGETWIIDGFGPIDSFHQRLDAADTLVYIDLPYLMSYWFVTKRFLKGLVVKPEGWPDGSSVLKGTLESYKVLRLCPKFWNDDFVSKLQERSNTKEVIVIRTVSELNEFARQNVK; encoded by the coding sequence ATGAAGAAAATCGCCGTTTTTGGTAAGCCTGGCAGCGGAAAATCCACCATGAGTAAAGCGCTTGCTTTAGCGACAGGGATACCCTTATATCAACTCGATTCGATAGTGTATGAACCTAGTGGCAAACTAGTTCCTAGGGAGATGTTTGATAAAACACATGAAAAAATCCTCTCAGGTGAAACTTGGATCATCGATGGTTTTGGACCTATAGATTCCTTTCATCAGCGCTTAGATGCTGCCGATACCTTGGTTTACATCGATCTGCCTTATCTAATGAGTTATTGGTTTGTGACTAAGCGTTTTTTAAAGGGGCTTGTTGTCAAACCTGAGGGCTGGCCTGATGGTAGCTCGGTACTGAAAGGGACTTTGGAGAGTTATAAGGTACTGAGGTTATGTCCAAAGTTTTGGAATGACGACTTTGTCTCTAAGCTACAAGAGAGGTCGAATACCAAAGAGGTGATTGTGATCCGAACAGTGTCTGAACTAAACGAGTTTGCTCGTCAGAATGTAAAATAA
- a CDS encoding class I SAM-dependent rRNA methyltransferase, translated as MSISSLLTSALAKRHDLLADAKLNNTDCYRVFHGTVEGHNGLNIDRYGDAWLIQTFHQTLTQDELNEIKLILENINPLTVIYNDRSDKNSRVMNALDTTDEAFAQSAQVMQENGIKFTSKLRHEGQDPLLFLDMRVGREYVHANSKNKTVLNLFSYTCGIGTAAAVGGAKRVINIDFSSFALEAGRKNAELNGVSEACQFIQSDAFPALRQLAGLKVGGRRNQKLPAYPKMTATQFDLVFLDPPRFAKSAFGTVDLINDYQGLFKPAMLATKKGGTIVCCNNVAKVEREAWFNALNRCVEKQGRSVASHQWLDCHEDFPSFDGNHPLKIVALTLS; from the coding sequence ATGTCGATTTCATCTTTATTAACCAGCGCATTAGCGAAACGTCATGATTTATTAGCGGACGCTAAGTTGAACAATACCGACTGCTATCGTGTATTTCACGGCACAGTAGAGGGCCATAACGGTTTAAATATCGATAGGTACGGCGATGCTTGGCTAATTCAAACGTTTCATCAGACATTAACCCAAGATGAGCTCAATGAGATCAAGCTTATACTGGAAAATATAAACCCTCTGACTGTCATCTACAATGACCGCTCAGACAAGAACTCTCGGGTAATGAACGCCCTCGACACAACCGACGAGGCCTTTGCTCAATCTGCGCAAGTTATGCAGGAAAATGGCATTAAATTTACCTCCAAACTTCGCCATGAAGGACAAGACCCTCTGCTATTTTTAGATATGCGAGTCGGTCGTGAATATGTTCACGCTAACAGCAAAAATAAAACCGTGCTCAATCTATTCTCATACACCTGTGGTATTGGCACAGCCGCCGCAGTGGGCGGCGCAAAACGCGTGATCAATATCGATTTTTCATCTTTTGCATTGGAAGCTGGGCGTAAGAATGCCGAGCTAAATGGCGTATCAGAGGCGTGCCAGTTCATTCAAAGTGATGCCTTCCCTGCACTGCGTCAACTTGCTGGATTGAAAGTCGGTGGCCGCCGTAACCAAAAGCTGCCCGCCTATCCTAAGATGACCGCCACCCAATTCGATCTTGTGTTCCTCGACCCACCACGTTTCGCTAAAAGTGCCTTTGGCACGGTCGATCTGATCAATGATTATCAGGGACTATTTAAACCAGCCATGTTAGCCACTAAAAAAGGCGGCACCATCGTCTGTTGTAATAATGTCGCCAAAGTAGAGCGTGAAGCCTGGTTTAACGCCCTCAATCGCTGTGTGGAAAAACAGGGACGTAGTGTTGCCAGTCACCAATGGCTAGATTGCCATGAAGACTTCCCTTCGTTTGATGGGAATCATCCATTGAAAATAGTCGCTTTAACCTTAAGTTAA
- a CDS encoding lipase family alpha/beta hydrolase has product MKIVLVHGIFNTGRVMSRMQKSFEAEGYECFAPTLAPFDGSLGIEHASTSLKQQIELRFGEHEMITLVGFSMGGIVARYYLQALGGAKRVANLFTLSSPHHGTYTAYLPYPSKTFKQLRPNSKLLRFLQENEETLEGVNLFSYWTAIDYTIVPSSSSLWPWAKNKRFFIFLHLSVIFSRKITDEIIAELRGAVA; this is encoded by the coding sequence ATGAAAATAGTGTTAGTTCATGGGATCTTTAATACGGGGAGAGTGATGAGCCGGATGCAGAAGAGCTTTGAGGCCGAAGGCTATGAGTGTTTTGCTCCGACATTAGCGCCGTTTGATGGCAGCTTAGGTATCGAACATGCGAGTACCAGTTTAAAGCAGCAGATAGAGCTAAGGTTTGGTGAGCATGAGATGATCACGCTTGTGGGTTTTAGCATGGGTGGGATAGTTGCCAGATATTATCTACAAGCGTTAGGGGGAGCCAAACGGGTGGCGAATCTCTTTACGTTGTCGTCTCCCCATCATGGGACTTATACCGCTTATCTTCCCTATCCCTCAAAAACATTTAAACAGCTAAGACCAAACAGTAAGCTATTGCGTTTTTTACAAGAGAATGAGGAGACTCTGGAGGGGGTGAACTTGTTCTCTTACTGGACGGCTATCGATTACACCATAGTACCGAGTTCGAGCTCACTTTGGCCTTGGGCTAAAAATAAACGCTTCTTTATTTTCTTACATCTGTCGGTGATCTTTAGTCGTAAGATCACCGATGAGATTATTGCAGAGCTAAGAGGCGCAGTAGCTTAA
- a CDS encoding class II fumarate hydratase, translated as MMTTRIEKDSMGELEVPASALYGAQTQRAVNNFPISGKTMPEPFIRALLLAKSAAAQANGKLGLLPLEMADGISGAVNQLLNEQNMMQHFPVDVFQTGSGTSSNMNANEVLATLASELTEQAVGANDHVNFGQSSNDIIPSCIHISAAIELDKQLLPGLRHLLQVIKSKANEVDRFVKTGRTHLMDAMPVRMSQSLLSWASQIEQNIELIEGIRPKLQSLAQGGTAVGTGINAHKEFAAEFSRQLSNVTGLAFTPADNFFSHIGTQDIAVSLSGQLKTTAVSMMKIANDLRWMNSGPLAGLGEIELEALQPGSSIMPGKVNPVIPEAAAMVAAQVIGNDSAITVGGQAGNFELNVMLPMIADNLLSSITLLANVSYLLADKAIASFKVNEAQLQKALARNPILVTALNPIIGYAKAAEIAKKAYKEGRAVLDVAEEETNISRDELERLLDPAKLTLGGV; from the coding sequence ATCATGACAACACGTATTGAAAAAGACAGTATGGGCGAGCTAGAGGTGCCAGCTTCAGCGCTTTATGGTGCTCAAACTCAACGGGCTGTAAATAATTTCCCTATCAGTGGAAAGACGATGCCAGAGCCGTTTATTCGCGCTTTATTATTGGCTAAATCTGCCGCTGCTCAAGCTAATGGAAAACTTGGACTTTTACCCCTAGAGATGGCCGATGGGATCTCTGGTGCGGTTAACCAGTTACTCAATGAACAGAATATGATGCAGCACTTCCCTGTGGATGTATTTCAAACGGGCTCAGGCACAAGCTCGAACATGAATGCCAATGAAGTATTAGCCACACTTGCATCCGAGCTAACAGAGCAAGCCGTAGGCGCTAACGACCATGTTAACTTTGGCCAAAGTAGCAATGACATTATCCCCTCCTGTATCCATATCAGCGCCGCTATTGAACTGGATAAACAGCTACTACCTGGGCTTAGGCACTTGCTGCAAGTGATTAAGAGCAAAGCGAATGAAGTGGATCGTTTTGTGAAAACGGGCCGCACTCACCTGATGGACGCAATGCCAGTGCGTATGAGTCAGAGCTTGCTGAGTTGGGCGAGTCAAATTGAGCAAAATATCGAACTGATAGAGGGAATAAGACCAAAGCTGCAAAGCTTGGCGCAAGGTGGAACCGCAGTAGGTACAGGCATTAATGCCCATAAGGAGTTCGCTGCAGAGTTTAGCCGTCAGCTTAGTAATGTCACTGGACTTGCATTTACACCCGCAGATAACTTCTTTAGCCATATAGGCACTCAAGATATTGCCGTTTCACTCTCTGGGCAATTGAAGACGACCGCCGTGTCTATGATGAAGATAGCCAACGATCTCCGCTGGATGAACTCTGGGCCGTTAGCAGGCTTAGGGGAGATTGAGTTGGAGGCGTTACAACCTGGCTCATCGATTATGCCTGGAAAAGTTAATCCAGTGATCCCAGAAGCGGCCGCCATGGTTGCGGCGCAAGTGATAGGTAACGACAGCGCCATTACAGTAGGCGGTCAAGCGGGAAACTTCGAGCTTAATGTCATGTTGCCCATGATTGCCGATAATCTGCTATCAAGCATTACCTTGCTGGCTAACGTCAGTTACTTACTGGCAGATAAAGCGATAGCCAGCTTTAAGGTCAATGAGGCCCAGCTACAGAAAGCTCTGGCTCGTAATCCTATTCTAGTGACAGCGTTGAACCCCATTATCGGCTACGCCAAGGCGGCAGAAATTGCTAAAAAAGCCTATAAAGAGGGCAGAGCGGTACTCGATGTTGCCGAGGAGGAGACCAATATTTCACGTGATGAACTTGAGCGGTTATTAGATCCTGCCAAACTCACCTTAGGTGGTGTGTGA
- a CDS encoding DUF885 domain-containing protein, giving the protein MFSKKLIGLSVLMTLVGCSNEESTPTNELTAPKVKVASTQTDASKRANIDVKVTQLTQDYIRSQPALATSLNLSPEIAGDFQRKLPDFSSAGMKQLQLKMRQAAAQLATIDREGLSEADKRHVDVNEVIANYYAGDNQFDAGYIDVWAGHLPYIVNQINGPLIDTPTTLIDQQAILNLNDAEDYLERLTALATMTLQVKAKVEADAAKGVILPKPLFANTLKFFANFTQKPASDHPLVSSFEEKLNSIDTLDEKQRQKLTAQAAKAIEEQVYPAYREVSELMTRLEPKAPTDVGIWAQPNGERFYQHGITYLADSNLSADEIHQLGVAEVTRITQEMDSILKANGYSEGSVGMRMVKLSSEPRFLYENSDEGRKQLLSDLSRDIDTVMEKAPQLFSTLPPQKVVVKRVPVEVEAGAAGGAYVPPALDGSRDGVYLINLKDMTSIAKFDLKTLTYHEAVPGHHFQIALNMLQTDIGLMRQNASFNGYIEGWALYSELLAYEMGMYEGDPWGDLGRLKAEAYRAARLVVDTGLHHKKWTRQQAIEYFAEATGSTQANVTSAIDRYIAWPAQALGYKLGMIKLVELRAKAQQAMGEQFDIRQFHDLILLPGARSISMVEADINRWIEQHTQTTSLNNIQ; this is encoded by the coding sequence ATGTTTAGCAAAAAACTTATCGGCCTCAGTGTGCTAATGACACTAGTTGGCTGTAGCAATGAAGAATCAACACCGACAAATGAGCTAACAGCTCCCAAAGTAAAGGTCGCCTCTACTCAAACCGACGCGTCAAAGCGGGCCAACATAGATGTTAAAGTCACCCAATTGACCCAAGACTACATCCGTTCGCAGCCCGCTTTAGCTACCTCTTTAAATCTTAGCCCTGAGATTGCAGGGGATTTTCAGCGCAAGCTTCCCGACTTCTCCTCTGCAGGTATGAAACAGTTGCAGTTAAAGATGAGACAAGCCGCAGCGCAACTTGCAACCATTGATAGAGAAGGGCTTTCTGAAGCAGATAAACGCCACGTAGACGTCAATGAGGTCATCGCCAATTATTACGCTGGTGATAATCAATTTGATGCGGGTTATATCGATGTCTGGGCTGGACACCTGCCCTATATCGTCAATCAGATTAACGGACCACTGATCGACACTCCCACCACATTGATTGATCAACAAGCCATTTTAAACCTAAATGATGCCGAGGATTACCTAGAGCGATTAACGGCATTGGCAACGATGACACTTCAAGTAAAAGCAAAAGTTGAAGCCGATGCCGCTAAAGGGGTGATCCTGCCAAAACCACTCTTTGCTAACACGCTGAAGTTTTTCGCCAACTTCACACAAAAGCCAGCCAGTGATCACCCATTGGTTAGCAGCTTCGAAGAGAAGCTTAACTCAATTGACACTTTAGATGAGAAGCAGCGACAGAAGTTGACTGCTCAGGCTGCAAAGGCCATTGAAGAACAGGTTTATCCAGCTTATCGAGAGGTAAGTGAGCTAATGACCCGTTTAGAGCCCAAGGCTCCAACAGATGTGGGAATATGGGCGCAACCTAACGGTGAGCGCTTCTATCAACATGGCATCACCTATCTGGCAGACTCTAACTTGAGCGCCGATGAGATCCATCAACTAGGTGTAGCAGAAGTAACCCGCATTACCCAAGAGATGGACAGCATCTTAAAAGCCAACGGCTATAGCGAGGGAAGTGTTGGGATGCGTATGGTAAAACTGAGCAGCGAGCCCCGCTTTCTCTATGAAAACTCAGATGAGGGCCGTAAACAGCTACTTAGCGATCTCAGCCGTGATATCGACACCGTAATGGAGAAAGCCCCACAACTCTTCTCTACCTTGCCCCCACAAAAGGTTGTGGTTAAGCGCGTTCCTGTTGAGGTCGAAGCTGGTGCTGCTGGAGGCGCTTACGTACCTCCAGCTCTTGATGGAAGTCGTGATGGTGTTTACCTAATTAACCTAAAGGATATGACCTCAATCGCTAAGTTCGACCTAAAAACCTTAACCTATCACGAAGCGGTTCCTGGCCATCACTTCCAGATAGCCCTTAACATGCTGCAAACCGATATCGGCTTAATGCGTCAAAACGCTTCCTTCAATGGCTACATTGAGGGCTGGGCACTCTACTCTGAACTACTCGCCTATGAGATGGGGATGTATGAGGGAGATCCATGGGGAGATCTAGGTCGACTAAAAGCTGAGGCCTACCGCGCAGCTAGATTAGTTGTCGATACTGGCCTGCACCATAAAAAATGGACGCGCCAACAAGCCATTGAATACTTTGCCGAAGCAACTGGCTCAACTCAAGCTAATGTCACAAGCGCAATCGACCGTTATATCGCTTGGCCAGCGCAAGCCCTAGGTTATAAGTTGGGAATGATTAAGCTGGTTGAACTCAGAGCGAAAGCTCAACAGGCGATGGGTGAGCAGTTCGATATCCGTCAATTTCATGATCTGATACTGCTCCCAGGTGCTCGCTCTATCAGCATGGTTGAAGCCGATATCAACCGCTGGATTGAGCAGCACACACAAACTACCAGCCTCAACAATATTCAATAA
- a CDS encoding alpha/beta hydrolase family protein: MKKYLTTLVLVFISFYTFSNELVTISEESHIKKTEKIANSFFKAYQVNSVKLSPDGNFILLMQDTGTLSQLVLLNTETFKKSLIIEDKFDDQISIEDFYWIDNSSIVLEAYIEGKGRGLLLSKLIIDKLELKGVENKYLLDDVFLSNPLPDVKNKFIVGKWDEGKTSLYRLDISREGLKGQLRSKFKLNKRGPEATHWLTNSNGIVTVGYGVDENKSKKRVWVKDLKSRKWDLIWEGEEKFTFQPVLVSKDNKTLYILSNEQDDFISLYEYDIVDKTYKEKVYDNVGFDIHSAIVSIDRENILGVSFIEDGFLKHIYFSEIDKVLDGALKLAIDESKPYVIDFNLKKTIAIVETSSSIDPGTYHLFRIDSLELIKFSSKAPWLKQYDLGSSQVIISKSTDGQSIESYLTLPASKTTNPPLIVLPHGGPISVRDTRHFNTHVQFLASLGYAVLQPNYRGSSGYGKEFKNEGMQQWGRLIENDIQSGINEVINQGLVDPSKVCIYGISYGGYSALISAINRPDIFKCAASYAGVTDLTLLFNNVNLSESERSNNLLSKIVGDPETELDILMKYSPVYEAKKITVPIFLAQGDKDTIVDIEHYYRMKIIMDIYGVKYDSVLLEGEAHGFKYLKSIVLFYTKLDLFFRKSLNLEEI; this comes from the coding sequence ATGAAAAAGTATTTAACGACTTTAGTACTAGTCTTTATTAGTTTTTACACATTCTCTAATGAGTTAGTTACTATTTCAGAAGAAAGTCATATTAAAAAGACTGAGAAAATTGCAAATTCATTCTTTAAGGCTTATCAAGTTAATAGTGTAAAGTTGTCTCCTGACGGAAATTTTATTTTATTAATGCAAGATACTGGTACTTTATCTCAACTGGTTCTATTAAATACAGAGACTTTCAAGAAAAGTTTAATAATAGAAGACAAGTTTGATGATCAAATTAGTATTGAAGATTTTTACTGGATTGATAATTCTTCAATTGTCTTGGAAGCATATATTGAAGGTAAAGGAAGAGGTTTGTTATTAAGCAAGTTAATTATTGATAAACTTGAATTAAAAGGTGTGGAAAATAAATATTTATTAGATGATGTTTTTCTTTCTAATCCGTTACCTGACGTTAAAAATAAATTTATAGTTGGTAAGTGGGATGAAGGTAAAACATCCTTATATAGGTTGGATATATCTCGTGAGGGTCTTAAAGGACAACTTCGTAGTAAATTCAAATTGAATAAAAGAGGTCCAGAAGCCACACACTGGTTAACAAACTCCAATGGAATTGTTACAGTTGGTTATGGGGTTGATGAAAATAAATCTAAAAAAAGAGTTTGGGTTAAAGATTTAAAATCTAGAAAGTGGGACTTGATTTGGGAGGGAGAAGAAAAATTTACATTTCAGCCGGTCCTTGTTTCTAAGGATAATAAAACGCTCTATATTCTTTCGAACGAACAAGATGATTTTATAAGCTTGTATGAGTATGATATTGTTGATAAAACATATAAAGAAAAAGTTTATGATAATGTAGGTTTTGATATCCATTCTGCAATTGTTAGTATTGATAGAGAGAATATTCTAGGTGTATCTTTTATTGAGGACGGCTTTCTAAAGCATATCTATTTCTCTGAAATAGATAAAGTACTCGATGGAGCACTAAAGCTAGCTATTGATGAGTCTAAACCTTATGTTATTGATTTCAACTTAAAAAAAACAATTGCTATAGTTGAAACATCAAGCTCCATAGATCCTGGAACTTATCATTTATTTAGAATTGATTCATTGGAGTTAATTAAGTTCTCATCAAAAGCTCCTTGGTTGAAGCAGTATGATTTAGGAAGTAGTCAAGTTATTATTTCCAAATCGACTGATGGTCAAAGTATAGAGTCTTATTTAACTTTGCCAGCATCAAAGACTACAAATCCGCCATTGATAGTGCTGCCTCATGGTGGGCCTATCTCGGTGAGGGACACAAGACATTTTAATACACATGTACAATTTTTAGCATCATTGGGTTATGCAGTTCTCCAACCAAACTATCGAGGATCTTCGGGTTATGGAAAAGAATTTAAAAATGAAGGGATGCAACAGTGGGGACGTTTAATTGAGAATGACATTCAATCAGGAATCAATGAAGTCATTAATCAAGGGCTTGTAGACCCAAGCAAAGTTTGTATTTATGGTATTAGTTATGGTGGTTATTCTGCTTTGATCTCAGCCATTAATCGACCTGACATATTTAAATGTGCTGCTTCGTATGCAGGAGTTACTGATCTAACATTATTGTTCAATAATGTTAATTTAAGTGAATCTGAAAGGTCGAATAATTTATTAAGTAAAATCGTAGGGGATCCAGAAACTGAATTAGATATATTGATGAAATACTCTCCTGTATATGAAGCAAAGAAAATTACAGTTCCAATATTCTTGGCGCAAGGAGATAAAGATACTATTGTTGATATTGAACATTATTATAGAATGAAAATAATAATGGATATCTATGGAGTAAAATATGACAGTGTCCTACTAGAAGGTGAAGCCCATGGGTTTAAATATCTAAAGAGTATTGTTCTATTTTACACTAAACTGGATTTATTTTTTAGGAAGTCTTTAAATTTAGAAGAAATTTAA
- the rarD gene encoding EamA family transporter RarD produces the protein MHSTTEKQASSSFKGNALAAFSFLLWGLMPLYYQYLPNADINELLAFRILFSVPFMALVFLLLGRTMPSMSALKADKRSVALCGLASLIMCVSWYSFTWAITHGQVLAASLGFFINPLFAIGLGVLFLGDKLTSAQKLAVVLGTCGISYMVYSYGELPWLALSMGSFFALYGLCKKFIRFDSLTSVTLEAIWLMPFAAIYLIWLWSSDQSVAISSALSGEVSVLLLYMGTAPLTLLPLVFFALAVRATSLSMIGLMQYIEPSLHFLLAVILFNEHFDQVKAVSFALIWTGLLLCSLEALPTLRHKLLANRHSS, from the coding sequence ATGCATTCAACGACAGAAAAACAGGCAAGCTCCTCATTTAAGGGCAACGCACTGGCAGCATTTTCATTTTTGCTATGGGGCTTGATGCCACTCTATTATCAATATCTACCAAATGCAGATATTAACGAGCTGCTGGCGTTTAGAATTCTATTCTCCGTCCCCTTTATGGCATTGGTATTTCTGCTTTTAGGGCGAACTATGCCCTCAATGTCAGCACTGAAAGCGGACAAAAGATCGGTCGCTTTATGCGGCTTGGCATCACTTATCATGTGTGTCTCTTGGTATAGCTTCACGTGGGCTATCACCCATGGACAAGTTTTGGCTGCAAGCTTAGGCTTTTTTATCAACCCTCTGTTTGCGATTGGCTTAGGTGTTCTATTTCTTGGGGATAAACTCACCTCAGCACAAAAGCTCGCTGTAGTATTAGGCACCTGCGGTATCAGCTACATGGTCTATAGCTATGGTGAGCTCCCTTGGCTTGCACTAAGCATGGGCAGTTTTTTTGCGCTCTACGGACTATGCAAAAAGTTTATCCGTTTCGACTCTCTCACTTCGGTAACACTTGAAGCTATCTGGCTAATGCCTTTTGCAGCTATCTACCTCATCTGGCTCTGGAGCTCAGATCAAAGTGTCGCCATCTCTTCAGCGCTTTCAGGAGAGGTTTCAGTTCTGCTGCTCTACATGGGCACCGCGCCGTTAACTTTGCTACCTCTGGTCTTCTTTGCATTGGCAGTCAGAGCCACCAGCCTATCTATGATAGGTTTGATGCAGTATATCGAGCCGAGCCTGCACTTCCTGCTGGCTGTTATTCTATTTAATGAACATTTTGATCAAGTAAAAGCGGTCAGTTTTGCGCTGATCTGGACCGGACTTCTACTCTGCTCATTAGAAGCCCTCCCGACCTTAAGGCATAAACTGTTAGCTAACAGACACTCAAGTTAA
- a CDS encoding DUF1287 domain-containing protein — protein sequence MERLTLALFLLCSSAVCGAASASSLVDAALERTEHSVRYDGAYHSISYPNGDVPANIGVCTDVIIRSYRQLNVDLQALVHEDMLANFSEYPSKRIWGLTRPDSNIDHRRVPNLQTFFTRHGEVLPISQSAQSYRSGDIVTWMLPGNLPHIGIIVSQGVGDNEKPYVVHNIGSGPVLEDMLFDYQITGHYRYDVEANKVTLSSNED from the coding sequence ATGGAACGATTAACTTTAGCACTGTTCCTGCTCTGTTCATCCGCTGTTTGTGGTGCTGCATCAGCTTCAAGCTTGGTTGATGCGGCTTTAGAAAGAACGGAGCATAGTGTGCGCTATGATGGTGCTTACCACAGCATTAGTTACCCAAATGGAGATGTGCCGGCCAATATTGGCGTGTGCACCGATGTCATTATTCGAAGCTACCGCCAGCTGAACGTCGATCTTCAAGCATTAGTTCACGAAGATATGCTGGCAAACTTCTCAGAATATCCCTCAAAAAGAATATGGGGGTTAACACGTCCAGACAGCAATATTGACCATCGTAGAGTACCAAATTTACAGACGTTCTTTACCCGCCATGGCGAAGTACTGCCAATTAGTCAGAGTGCTCAATCTTACCGTTCTGGTGATATTGTGACTTGGATGCTACCCGGTAACCTCCCGCATATCGGCATCATTGTTAGCCAAGGCGTTGGTGACAATGAAAAGCCCTACGTAGTGCACAATATCGGCTCCGGCCCAGTACTTGAAGATATGCTGTTTGATTACCAAATCACAGGGCACTATCGATATGATGTTGAGGCTAACAAAGTTACCTTGTCTTCGAATGAAGACTGA